One Myxococcales bacterium genomic region harbors:
- a CDS encoding phosphatase PAP2 family protein, whose translation MALGGEQLRKNLPELVWSRSYARFGAVNTIVMLLGGATTLATAIVPPIEGNRRYGGVLFDEAARNALRAPTAQGRYIARDTSDVLLSLSLTYPFFVDALVSAWWFRGNADVARQIALIDAEALAITGTLQGVTNVIAARERPYGRTCGAETPEDSIDCTTTGRYRSFFSGHAAFAFTSAGLICSHHLYLGLLGNRAADISTCVASYLGAGAAATLRIVGDNHYATDVLTGSVVGAARPPRAMAPLPRFSADGLRRRVRRPAFAGHERREPHGDVLSARAHQLVGVALLASALLHAEGAYGADGAAPNDEASHTPRPSPFDSLVEPESKRSWAEGSRRLFVGTTLDVGFLYLRPRGAVGYGKPHYAWIGVDGNPTISACWTATLRSSGSGGDGPPTRVATCRARSVVGKDPAPPTSSL comes from the coding sequence GTGGCGCTCGGAGGGGAGCAGCTCCGCAAGAACCTGCCCGAGCTCGTCTGGAGCCGAAGCTACGCGCGGTTCGGCGCCGTCAACACGATCGTGATGCTCCTCGGCGGCGCGACCACCCTCGCGACCGCGATCGTCCCGCCGATCGAGGGCAACCGGCGCTACGGCGGAGTGCTCTTCGACGAGGCGGCCAGGAACGCGCTACGCGCTCCGACCGCGCAGGGGCGCTACATCGCGCGCGACACGAGCGACGTTCTCTTGTCGCTCTCCCTCACGTACCCGTTCTTCGTCGACGCGCTCGTGTCGGCGTGGTGGTTCCGCGGTAACGCCGATGTCGCCCGGCAGATCGCGCTCATCGACGCGGAGGCACTCGCCATCACGGGCACCCTCCAAGGCGTCACCAACGTGATCGCGGCGCGCGAACGGCCGTACGGGCGCACCTGCGGCGCCGAAACGCCGGAGGACAGCATCGACTGCACCACGACAGGGCGGTACCGAAGCTTTTTCAGCGGTCACGCCGCGTTCGCGTTCACCTCGGCGGGGCTCATCTGCTCCCACCACCTCTACCTCGGGCTCCTCGGAAACCGCGCCGCCGACATCAGCACGTGCGTGGCGAGCTACCTCGGAGCCGGCGCCGCAGCGACACTCCGCATCGTCGGCGACAACCACTACGCGACCGACGTGCTCACCGGTTCGGTCGTGGGGGCCGCTCGGCCTCCTCGTGCCATGGCTCCACTACCGAGGTTTTCGGCCGACGGCCTCCGTCGGCGGGTTCGACGTCCAGCTTTCGCCGGCCACGAACGGCGCGAGCCTCACGGGGACGTTTTGAGCGCGCGGGCTCACCAATTGGTGGGCGTGGCGCTGCTCGCGAGCGCGCTCCTTCACGCGGAGGGGGCGTACGGGGCCGATGGCGCAGCGCCCAACGACGAGGCCTCCCATACGCCGCGTCCTTCTCCGTTCGACTCGCTCGTCGAGCCGGAGAGCAAGCGGAGCTGGGCAGAGGGCTCGCGGCGGCTCTTCGTAGGCACGACGCTGGACGTCGGCTTCCTCTACCTCCGGCCGCGCGGCGCGGTCGGCTATGGCAAACCGCACTACGCCTGGATCGGAGTCGACGGCAACCCGACGATCTCGGCCTGCTGGACAGCGACTTTACGGAGCTCGGGCTCCGGTGGCGATGGGCCACCGACTAGGGTCGCGACGTGTCGCGCACGGTCGGTAGTCGGTAAGGATCCGGCCCCTCCGACGTCATCGCTATAG
- a CDS encoding BamA/TamA family outer membrane protein, with protein MWLVSAAFVPSALGCAQTPVEKVPGDTDIVFTRVTIEPKPGTADVDTGPLVGKLGSRVASALYTPRKYNAFRVAEDRRRIQTYLATLGYFDAVVGEPTVRLDETRKKATLTFVYDAGIRYGLADVGFRNLPSGVSLDAYVKAKPGGEYDLEVLRIARYDMAQELQREGYGHAKVYVRSYLDRAEKKIHVVYLCDPGPRTRVGTITIDGSKKVDEADVRERLGLRTGDPFSLGEKERAERDLLDTGAFTQVVVSTSADVEQYLGDVPDSGGVVPDERIDAEGNLTRRDVPETIDLVVHVDEAPKARVKLRGTAELDPTRIDLTAGAGVELRNVFGSQHHLIVRGRVGFGYLYRDETDQPTGLYGDALLRYVRPGLVGRTGDGRFSVAYKDKLYPGFHLREFTVGPGLRTTITKGVFVDVDAMFRAAGQIDFGPFSEDERARLALAKKNTYIGAEVSGALVWDGRNDPVEPTSGHLLALRAAASPVPGENAGTYLQVAPEARGFVPLSSSFSLAGRASAGWVTGYGSSGVPLGPRLFGGGAFGMRGFGRDRLSPLAQTCVPGAQPNDPPVCRDEVAGGLSLAEASLELRYLPPLKQAGFTIFVDAGGAGARANPFADGLAVAAGLGPRLRLWYVPLSVDVSYRFVEAGKLAERGLLVFARIGEAF; from the coding sequence TTGTGGCTCGTCTCGGCGGCCTTCGTGCCGTCCGCGCTCGGCTGCGCGCAGACGCCGGTCGAGAAGGTGCCGGGCGACACCGACATCGTGTTCACCCGCGTCACGATCGAGCCGAAGCCGGGCACGGCCGACGTGGACACCGGGCCCCTCGTGGGCAAGCTCGGCTCGCGCGTCGCGTCGGCGCTCTACACGCCGCGCAAGTACAACGCGTTCCGTGTGGCCGAGGATCGGCGGCGCATCCAGACCTACCTCGCCACGCTCGGGTACTTCGACGCGGTGGTCGGCGAGCCTACCGTGCGCCTCGACGAGACCCGCAAGAAGGCCACGCTCACCTTCGTGTACGATGCAGGCATACGGTACGGGCTCGCCGACGTGGGGTTCCGAAACCTCCCGAGCGGCGTGTCGCTCGACGCCTACGTGAAGGCCAAGCCGGGCGGCGAGTACGACCTCGAGGTCCTGCGTATCGCCCGCTACGACATGGCCCAGGAGCTCCAGCGCGAGGGCTACGGGCACGCCAAGGTGTACGTGCGGTCGTACCTCGATCGCGCCGAAAAGAAGATTCATGTCGTGTACTTGTGCGACCCGGGGCCGCGGACCCGCGTGGGCACGATCACGATCGACGGGAGCAAGAAGGTCGACGAGGCCGACGTGCGCGAGCGGCTCGGCCTGCGCACGGGAGATCCGTTCTCGCTCGGCGAGAAGGAGCGGGCCGAGAGGGATCTGCTCGACACGGGCGCCTTCACGCAGGTCGTCGTGTCGACGAGCGCCGACGTCGAGCAGTACTTGGGCGACGTGCCCGACTCGGGCGGCGTCGTCCCCGACGAGCGCATCGACGCCGAAGGGAACCTCACCCGCCGCGACGTGCCCGAGACGATCGACCTCGTGGTGCACGTGGACGAAGCCCCGAAGGCGCGCGTGAAGCTGCGCGGCACCGCCGAGCTCGACCCGACGCGCATCGATCTCACGGCGGGCGCCGGCGTCGAGCTGCGCAACGTCTTCGGCTCGCAGCACCACCTCATCGTGCGTGGGCGCGTGGGCTTCGGGTACTTGTACCGCGACGAGACCGACCAGCCCACGGGCCTCTACGGCGACGCCCTCCTCCGCTACGTGAGGCCCGGGCTCGTGGGGCGCACGGGCGACGGGCGTTTCTCGGTCGCCTACAAAGACAAGCTCTACCCCGGCTTCCACCTGCGCGAATTCACGGTGGGGCCCGGCCTCCGCACCACGATCACGAAGGGCGTGTTCGTCGACGTGGACGCCATGTTCCGCGCGGCGGGGCAGATCGACTTCGGCCCGTTCTCGGAGGACGAACGCGCGCGTTTGGCGCTCGCCAAGAAGAACACCTACATCGGCGCCGAGGTGTCGGGCGCCCTCGTGTGGGACGGCAGGAACGATCCCGTGGAGCCCACGAGCGGGCACCTCCTCGCCCTCCGCGCGGCCGCGAGCCCCGTGCCCGGAGAGAACGCGGGCACGTACCTCCAGGTCGCGCCCGAGGCCCGCGGGTTCGTGCCGCTCTCGAGCTCGTTTTCGCTCGCGGGGCGCGCGTCGGCCGGGTGGGTCACGGGGTACGGCAGCTCGGGTGTGCCGCTCGGCCCGCGCCTCTTCGGCGGTGGCGCGTTCGGCATGCGTGGCTTCGGCCGCGATCGTCTGTCCCCGCTCGCGCAGACGTGCGTGCCCGGCGCCCAGCCGAACGACCCGCCGGTGTGCCGCGACGAGGTCGCAGGTGGCCTCTCGCTCGCCGAGGCGTCGCTCGAGCTCCGTTACCTTCCGCCGCTGAAACAAGCGGGGTTCACGATCTTCGTCGACGCGGGCGGCGCGGGCGCACGAGCGAACCCGTTCGCCGACGGGCTCGCCGTGGCGGCCGGCCTCGGGCCACGCCTGCGGCTCTGGTACGTACCGCTCTCGGTCGACGTGAGCTACCGTTTCGTGGAGGCCGGAAAGCTCGCCGAGCGCGGCCTGCTCGTGTTCGCGCGGATCGGGGAGGCGTTCTGA
- a CDS encoding heavy metal translocating P-type ATPase, whose protein sequence is MEKLKIEVDLVVPSDVAACDRCVERISASLKGRKGLEKIHIDAAAGSKPTLCLHFDPEVIGLEHVRRLVSNSGASLGARFAHLSVEVEGLRHERQAKIAEAAIASLAGVLSAKVAFGSKRLLVELDATVTTRKAVLAALPKAGLTLKADASDRVPKAAPAAKKPHAEGDGYDHGHDHAENDDDHSAEVEAGGDHEGHAHGPGGHKHGGPFGEASELAFSLGAGLCTGIGWGLSKVDVSSRVSTALYVAAYVLGGWFTVKEVFVALRAKKFEIDFLMLVAAAGAAALGNWLEGALLLFLFTLGHALEGYAMGRARKAIAALSKLAPPTALRVDSDGTETEVPVAKLAVGDRVLVKPNSRVPADGFVVAGSSSIDQAPITGESVPVEKRPVPDAETAAKDPNALPPEHRAFAGTINGASALTVVVTRLASDSTLARVVKMVAEAETQKSATQRFTDRFERIFVPTIVIGVVLLAFAWVVVDEPFAKSFYRAMAVLVAASPCALAIATPSAVLAGVARAARAGVLVKGGAHLESLGTVDVVAFDKTGTLTEGRPKLTEVVPAAGIEERELLRIALAVEKSSDHPLASAIVEGATARLSAEDQATKAEGVEAIIGFGVRATVDGAVVEIGKPGLFTKDAPLPGAIASTVEALQGKGRTLMVVRAGQRFLGVVGVMDTPRENASRVVAELHSLGVSKTLMLSGDNQRVAEAVAATVGIRSVRGDLLPEDKVKVVAELAKTTKGVAMVGDGVNDAPAMAHATVGIAMGAGGSDVALETADVALMADDLSALPFAVGLSRSARAIIRQNLFMSLGMVAFLIPATLFGFAKIGVAVALHEGSTVIVVINALRLLAYRDTRGKASARER, encoded by the coding sequence TTGGAAAAGCTAAAGATCGAAGTCGACCTCGTCGTGCCCAGCGACGTCGCAGCGTGCGATCGCTGCGTCGAGCGCATCAGCGCTTCGCTGAAAGGGCGCAAAGGTCTCGAAAAGATCCACATCGACGCCGCGGCTGGCAGCAAGCCGACTTTGTGTCTCCACTTCGATCCGGAGGTTATTGGGCTCGAGCACGTGCGCCGCCTCGTCTCCAACTCCGGGGCTAGCCTCGGCGCTCGCTTCGCGCACCTCTCCGTCGAGGTCGAAGGGCTCCGCCACGAACGCCAAGCGAAGATCGCGGAGGCCGCGATCGCGTCGCTCGCGGGCGTGCTGAGCGCAAAGGTCGCGTTCGGCTCGAAGCGTCTCCTGGTGGAGCTCGATGCCACAGTCACCACGCGTAAGGCGGTGCTCGCCGCGCTCCCAAAGGCCGGCCTCACCCTCAAGGCTGACGCGTCGGACCGCGTCCCGAAGGCAGCTCCTGCGGCCAAGAAGCCCCACGCCGAGGGCGACGGGTATGACCACGGCCACGATCATGCCGAGAACGACGACGACCATTCCGCGGAAGTTGAGGCGGGCGGCGACCACGAAGGCCACGCGCACGGTCCCGGCGGTCACAAGCACGGAGGACCCTTCGGCGAAGCGTCGGAGCTCGCCTTCAGCCTCGGAGCCGGGCTATGCACCGGCATCGGCTGGGGGCTCTCCAAGGTCGACGTGTCATCGAGGGTGAGCACCGCGCTCTATGTCGCCGCCTACGTGCTCGGCGGGTGGTTTACGGTTAAGGAAGTCTTCGTCGCGCTTCGAGCGAAGAAGTTCGAGATCGACTTCCTCATGCTCGTCGCGGCGGCCGGAGCAGCGGCGCTCGGCAACTGGCTCGAGGGGGCGCTCCTGCTCTTCCTCTTCACCCTCGGGCACGCGCTCGAGGGCTACGCGATGGGTCGCGCTCGAAAGGCGATCGCCGCGCTCTCGAAGCTCGCGCCACCGACGGCCCTCCGGGTCGACAGCGATGGCACCGAGACCGAGGTTCCCGTCGCGAAGCTCGCGGTCGGCGACCGCGTGCTCGTGAAGCCCAACAGCCGCGTGCCCGCCGACGGCTTCGTGGTCGCTGGCTCGAGCAGCATCGACCAAGCGCCCATCACGGGCGAGAGCGTGCCGGTCGAGAAGCGGCCCGTTCCGGACGCCGAGACGGCCGCGAAAGATCCCAACGCCCTCCCGCCCGAGCACCGCGCGTTCGCAGGCACCATCAACGGCGCCTCGGCGCTCACCGTGGTCGTGACGCGGCTCGCCTCCGACAGCACCCTCGCGCGGGTCGTGAAGATGGTGGCCGAGGCGGAGACGCAGAAGTCGGCGACCCAGCGATTCACCGACCGCTTCGAGCGCATCTTCGTGCCCACGATCGTGATTGGGGTCGTTCTTCTCGCGTTCGCGTGGGTCGTCGTGGACGAGCCGTTCGCGAAGTCGTTCTATCGTGCGATGGCCGTGCTGGTCGCGGCGAGCCCGTGCGCGTTGGCGATCGCGACGCCCTCCGCCGTGCTCGCCGGTGTCGCTCGCGCGGCCCGCGCGGGGGTGCTCGTGAAGGGCGGGGCGCACCTCGAATCGCTGGGCACGGTCGACGTCGTCGCCTTCGACAAAACAGGCACCCTCACCGAAGGAAGGCCGAAGCTGACCGAGGTCGTGCCGGCAGCGGGCATCGAGGAACGCGAGCTCCTTCGCATCGCGCTCGCGGTGGAGAAGAGCTCCGATCACCCCCTCGCCAGTGCGATCGTCGAAGGGGCCACCGCGCGCCTGTCGGCGGAGGACCAAGCGACGAAGGCCGAAGGGGTCGAGGCGATCATCGGGTTTGGCGTGCGCGCCACCGTCGACGGCGCAGTGGTCGAAATCGGCAAGCCCGGCCTCTTCACCAAGGACGCTCCGCTTCCGGGCGCGATCGCCTCCACCGTCGAAGCGCTCCAAGGCAAAGGCCGCACGCTGATGGTCGTGCGCGCAGGCCAGCGTTTCTTGGGCGTGGTCGGCGTCATGGACACGCCACGCGAGAACGCGTCCCGCGTCGTCGCCGAGCTCCACAGCCTCGGCGTTTCGAAGACGCTCATGCTCTCCGGCGACAACCAGCGCGTCGCCGAGGCCGTGGCGGCCACGGTCGGGATCCGCTCCGTCCGCGGCGATCTGCTGCCCGAGGACAAGGTGAAGGTCGTCGCCGAGCTCGCGAAGACGACGAAGGGGGTCGCCATGGTGGGCGACGGCGTCAACGACGCGCCAGCGATGGCTCACGCCACGGTAGGGATCGCGATGGGCGCTGGGGGCTCCGACGTCGCGCTCGAGACGGCCGACGTCGCGCTCATGGCAGACGATCTCAGCGCTCTCCCGTTCGCGGTAGGGCTGAGCCGCAGCGCGCGAGCGATCATTCGTCAGAACCTCTTCATGAGCCTCGGGATGGTCGCCTTTCTCATCCCGGCCACATTGTTCGGCTTCGCGAAGATCGGCGTCGCCGTCGCGCTGCACGAGGGTTCCACCGTCATCGTGGTCATCAACGCCCTTCGCCTGCTCGCCTACCGCGACACGCGAGGCAAAGCGTCGGCGCGAGAGCGCTAG
- a CDS encoding sigma-70 family RNA polymerase sigma factor, with amino-acid sequence MSRARRRVGSTADAEDVVQDAAIAALVHAGELRDGGRANAWVARIVDRKATDVARAHGRQERVRGNFEEAGDVMAESAGPPCFCVRVQARRLRPVYAEVLERVDARGESIASVAAALGVTTNALTVRLSRARALLRDTLRAHCGTTAPQSCADCGCLERRCCSPVDQPTSA; translated from the coding sequence GTGAGCCGCGCCCGGCGGCGGGTCGGAAGCACGGCGGACGCGGAGGACGTCGTGCAGGACGCGGCCATCGCCGCGCTCGTCCACGCCGGGGAGCTTCGCGACGGGGGCCGAGCGAACGCGTGGGTCGCGAGGATCGTGGACCGAAAGGCCACCGACGTGGCGCGCGCGCACGGGCGTCAAGAGCGCGTCCGCGGCAATTTCGAGGAAGCGGGCGACGTGATGGCAGAGAGCGCCGGCCCGCCGTGCTTCTGTGTCCGTGTGCAGGCCCGCCGGCTGCGTCCTGTCTATGCCGAGGTGCTCGAGCGGGTCGACGCCCGGGGCGAGAGCATCGCGAGCGTCGCCGCTGCGCTCGGCGTCACGACGAACGCGCTCACCGTGCGCCTGTCGCGCGCGCGCGCCCTGCTCCGCGACACGCTGCGCGCCCACTGCGGCACCACGGCTCCGCAGTCGTGCGCCGACTGCGGCTGCCTCGAGCGCCGGTGCTGCTCGCCGGTGGATCAACCCACGAGCGCCTAG
- a CDS encoding metallo-mystery pair system four-Cys motif protein: protein MTARLLSGAVSALALSSFALLPLVACSGDDTPATPDASSPTPTATPTSTPTTPPTSSSVPDAAPAPDAADAQPATIDVTVAFAAKVGAAAWSCTATYPTMGTTPVTVEPKDFRFFVSAVRLVKKDGTKVALTLPDDGKWQAKGVALLDFEDGTGTCTDGNAETNTQIKGKAPAGEYVGLAFDVGIPFAENHLNPATQPSPLNAMQMHWSWLGGFRFMKIDVQPKGAADVVLPRFNLHLGSTDCVGDPANGTAVTSCARPNRVPVELAAFDVTKQKVVVDIAPLLAGELTANAGGPPGCMSGKTDPECSPVFPKLGLDFTTGLPSGTQAVFKAE from the coding sequence ATGACCGCTCGTCTCCTCTCGGGCGCCGTCTCGGCGCTCGCTCTCTCGTCGTTTGCCCTCCTTCCCCTCGTCGCGTGCAGCGGCGACGACACCCCGGCGACACCCGATGCCTCGTCGCCCACGCCCACGGCGACGCCTACGTCCACGCCCACCACACCCCCGACGTCGAGCTCGGTGCCCGACGCGGCCCCGGCACCGGACGCGGCCGATGCGCAGCCCGCCACGATCGACGTGACCGTCGCCTTCGCGGCCAAGGTCGGCGCGGCGGCGTGGTCGTGCACGGCCACGTACCCCACGATGGGCACGACGCCCGTCACCGTCGAACCCAAGGATTTCCGCTTCTTCGTGAGCGCCGTGCGCCTCGTGAAGAAGGACGGGACCAAGGTCGCCCTCACCCTGCCCGACGACGGCAAGTGGCAGGCGAAGGGCGTCGCCCTGCTCGACTTCGAAGACGGCACCGGCACCTGCACCGACGGAAACGCCGAGACCAACACGCAGATCAAGGGCAAGGCCCCGGCGGGCGAGTACGTCGGCCTCGCGTTCGACGTCGGGATCCCCTTCGCCGAGAACCACCTGAACCCGGCGACGCAGCCCTCGCCGCTCAACGCCATGCAGATGCACTGGAGCTGGCTCGGCGGCTTCCGCTTCATGAAGATCGACGTGCAGCCGAAAGGCGCCGCCGACGTGGTGCTCCCGCGCTTCAACCTCCACCTCGGCAGCACCGACTGCGTGGGCGATCCCGCGAACGGAACGGCCGTCACGTCGTGCGCGCGGCCGAACCGCGTGCCCGTGGAGCTCGCCGCGTTCGACGTGACGAAGCAGAAGGTCGTCGTCGACATCGCGCCGCTCCTCGCGGGGGAGCTCACCGCGAACGCGGGAGGCCCGCCGGGCTGCATGTCGGGCAAGACCGACCCGGAGTGCTCGCCTGTCTTCCCGAAGCTCGGCCTCGACTTCACGACGGGCTTGCCCTCGGGCACGCAGGCCGTCTTCAAGGCCGAATGA
- a CDS encoding CoA transferase: protein MQPLANVKVLDLTRLLPGPFASLVLADLGARVDKLEDTQGGDYIRHMPPHIGEHSALFVALNRNKRSCTLDLKKPTAQAAFRKLVKSYDVVFEQFRPGVLDKLGLSHASLLAENPRLVVCALTGYGQDGPLAKRAGHDLNYLARAGVLGFQGPASGPPQVPGFQLADVSGGLFSVLGIVSALYERERTGKGQIVDVSMIETSLGFASLGFGAQLAGQQADRGNDALTGGIGPYNTYATKDGRAMTLAALEPKFWMGFCAAVGLEADMGALMPGPHQAELKAKLAALFAERTLDEWVAFARDKDVCLEPVLTPEEATQDPHLRARGVFFEIEHEGQKLPQMRLPLTPRDKVHTAPPKQGEHTREVLREAGLTEEEIAAATA from the coding sequence ATGCAGCCCCTCGCCAACGTCAAGGTCCTCGACCTCACCCGCCTCTTGCCCGGCCCGTTCGCGTCGCTCGTGCTCGCCGACCTCGGAGCGCGCGTCGACAAGCTCGAAGACACCCAAGGGGGCGACTACATCCGCCACATGCCGCCGCACATCGGCGAGCACTCGGCGCTCTTCGTGGCCCTGAACCGCAACAAACGGAGCTGCACGCTCGACCTCAAGAAGCCCACCGCGCAGGCCGCGTTCCGCAAGCTGGTGAAGAGCTACGACGTCGTGTTCGAGCAGTTCCGCCCCGGTGTGCTCGACAAGCTCGGGCTCTCCCACGCGTCGCTCCTCGCCGAGAACCCGCGCCTCGTCGTGTGCGCGCTCACCGGCTACGGCCAAGACGGGCCCCTCGCGAAGCGCGCCGGCCACGACCTCAACTACCTCGCGCGCGCCGGCGTCTTGGGCTTCCAAGGCCCGGCCTCGGGCCCTCCCCAGGTGCCCGGCTTCCAGCTCGCCGACGTGAGCGGCGGCCTCTTCAGCGTGCTCGGCATCGTGTCGGCGCTCTACGAGCGTGAGCGCACCGGCAAGGGCCAAATCGTCGACGTCTCGATGATCGAGACGAGCCTCGGGTTCGCGAGCCTCGGCTTCGGCGCGCAGCTCGCCGGGCAGCAGGCCGACCGCGGGAACGACGCGCTCACGGGCGGCATCGGCCCCTACAACACCTACGCCACCAAAGACGGCCGCGCGATGACCCTCGCCGCCTTGGAGCCCAAGTTCTGGATGGGCTTCTGCGCCGCCGTGGGCCTCGAGGCCGACATGGGCGCGCTCATGCCGGGCCCCCACCAAGCCGAGCTCAAGGCGAAGCTCGCGGCCCTCTTCGCGGAGCGCACGCTCGACGAATGGGTAGCGTTCGCACGCGACAAGGACGTGTGCCTCGAGCCCGTGCTCACCCCCGAAGAGGCCACCCAAGACCCGCACCTCCGCGCGCGCGGCGTCTTCTTCGAGATCGAGCACGAGGGCCAGAAGCTCCCCCAGATGCGCCTCCCGCTCACCCCGCGCGACAAGGTGCACACCGCGCCGCCGAAGCAAGGCGAGCACACGCGCGAGGTGCTCCGCGAAGCGGGCCTCACCGAGGAAGAGATCGCGGCCGCCACGGCTTGA
- a CDS encoding SCP2 sterol-binding domain-containing protein, with protein MAVDIKKLFNEELPAALAKNADDAKTIGAKYQMNITGEGEWFIDVSATGATCVAGNQAADCTITIAAEDFQKLIENPQANGMQLFFAGKLKVAGNNVLAMKLQKLFSYK; from the coding sequence ATGGCCGTCGATATCAAGAAGCTGTTCAACGAGGAGCTCCCGGCGGCGCTGGCCAAGAACGCCGACGACGCGAAGACGATCGGCGCGAAGTACCAGATGAACATCACCGGCGAAGGCGAGTGGTTCATCGACGTCTCGGCCACGGGCGCGACCTGCGTTGCCGGCAACCAGGCCGCCGACTGCACCATCACGATCGCCGCCGAAGACTTCCAGAAGCTCATCGAGAACCCGCAGGCCAACGGCATGCAGCTCTTCTTCGCGGGCAAGCTCAAGGTCGCGGGCAACAACGTGCTCGCGATGAAGCTCCAGAAGCTCTTCTCGTACAAGTGA
- a CDS encoding di-heme enzyme encodes MSTKSLVLLGSAVVVAALAACSSEASPGAGPAPDASTKPAPSVPDAASDGSTPDAQAPAYVWDLPKGFPFPRVPKDNPMSEAKVALGRRLFFDVRLSGNEKQSCGSCHDPAKAFTDGRATSLGSTGEAHPRGAMSLANVGYAAALTWANPILLTLEQQAVVPMFGDAPVELGLKDEATLVARLAADTEYPAAFAKAFPGAEKAISLDHVTKALASFQRTIVSGDSPYDRYLRGETSAITESQKRGGALFFSEKVECYHCHGGFAFSDSAVSEGSFFELSFHNTGLYNVDGKGAYPEPNRGLVDVTGKPEHMGRFRAPTLRNIAVTAPYFHDGSAKTLSDVLDHYAAGGRTLPTGPFAGDGSKSPLKSDLLIGFTLTPTEREDLLAFLESLTDTAFLQNPKFKDPFSKVSP; translated from the coding sequence ATGAGCACGAAGAGCTTGGTTTTGCTGGGGAGCGCGGTCGTCGTGGCCGCGCTCGCCGCGTGCTCGTCCGAAGCGTCACCCGGCGCCGGTCCGGCACCCGACGCCTCCACGAAGCCCGCGCCGAGCGTCCCCGACGCCGCCTCGGACGGCTCCACCCCCGACGCCCAGGCCCCCGCCTACGTGTGGGATCTCCCCAAGGGATTTCCCTTCCCGCGTGTGCCGAAAGACAACCCGATGAGCGAAGCGAAGGTCGCGCTCGGCCGTCGCCTCTTCTTCGACGTCCGGCTCTCGGGGAACGAAAAACAATCGTGTGGCTCGTGCCACGACCCGGCGAAAGCCTTCACCGACGGCCGCGCGACCTCGCTCGGCTCGACCGGCGAGGCGCACCCCCGGGGCGCGATGTCGCTCGCCAACGTGGGCTACGCGGCGGCGCTCACGTGGGCGAACCCCATCTTGCTCACGCTCGAACAGCAGGCCGTCGTCCCCATGTTCGGAGACGCCCCCGTCGAGCTCGGCCTGAAAGACGAGGCCACCCTCGTCGCGCGGCTCGCCGCCGACACCGAGTACCCCGCGGCCTTCGCGAAGGCCTTCCCGGGCGCCGAGAAGGCCATCTCGCTCGATCACGTGACGAAGGCCCTCGCCTCGTTCCAGCGCACGATCGTCTCGGGCGACTCGCCCTACGACCGCTACCTCCGGGGCGAAACCTCGGCGATCACCGAGTCTCAGAAGCGCGGCGGCGCCCTCTTTTTCTCGGAGAAGGTCGAGTGTTACCACTGCCACGGGGGCTTCGCCTTCAGCGACTCCGCGGTCTCCGAGGGCTCGTTCTTCGAGCTCTCGTTCCACAACACCGGGCTCTACAACGTGGACGGCAAAGGGGCCTACCCCGAGCCGAACCGCGGGCTCGTCGACGTGACCGGCAAACCCGAGCACATGGGCCGCTTCCGGGCCCCCACGCTCCGGAACATCGCCGTGACCGCGCCCTACTTCCACGACGGCAGCGCCAAGACGCTCTCCGACGTGCTCGATCACTACGCCGCGGGAGGTCGCACCCTCCCGACGGGCCCCTTCGCCGGGGACGGGAGCAAGAGCCCGCTGAAGAGCGATCTCTTGATCGGCTTCACGCTCACTCCGACCGAGCGCGAGGACCTCCTCGCGTTCCTCGAGAGCCTCACCGACACGGCGTTCCTCCAGAACCCCAAATTCAAAGACCCTTTCTCGAAGGTCTCTCCATGA